A genomic region of Friedmanniella luteola contains the following coding sequences:
- the rplX gene encoding 50S ribosomal protein L24: MSSKKPTALKSGTNKLHVIKGDRVKVIAGKDKGTVGEIIAVFPERQKVTVAGVNIAKRHLKDTSAQPQGGAGTKGGIVSSEAPIHVSNVQLVVKNEGGDEVVTRVGYDRVEVTKRRPDGSEYKSFRSVRIARATGQEI, encoded by the coding sequence ATGAGCTCGAAGAAGCCCACCGCCCTCAAGAGCGGCACGAACAAGCTGCACGTCATCAAGGGTGACCGCGTGAAGGTCATCGCCGGCAAGGACAAGGGGACCGTCGGCGAGATCATCGCCGTGTTCCCCGAGCGCCAGAAGGTGACCGTCGCGGGCGTCAACATCGCCAAGCGGCACCTGAAGGACACCTCGGCCCAGCCGCAGGGCGGCGCGGGCACGAAGGGCGGGATCGTCTCCTCCGAGGCCCCCATCCACGTGTCGAACGTCCAGCTGGTCGTCAAGAACGAGGGCGGCGACGAGGTCGTCACCCGCGTCGGGTACGACCGCGTCGAGGTGACCAAGCGTCGCCCCGACGGCTCCGAGTACAAGTCGTTCCGCAGCGTCCGCATCGCGCGGGCGACCGGACAGGAGATCTGA
- the rplN gene encoding 50S ribosomal protein L14, whose translation MIQQESRLKVADNTGAKEILCIRVLGGSGRRYAGIGDVIVATVKDAIPGGNVKKGEVVKAVIVRTVKERRRADGSYIKFDENAAVILKADGEPRGTRIFGPVGRELREKRFMRIISLAPEVI comes from the coding sequence ATGATCCAGCAGGAGTCGCGGCTCAAGGTCGCCGACAACACGGGTGCCAAGGAGATCTTGTGCATCCGCGTTCTCGGCGGGTCCGGTCGTCGTTACGCCGGCATCGGCGACGTCATCGTCGCCACCGTCAAGGACGCCATCCCCGGTGGCAACGTCAAGAAGGGCGAGGTCGTGAAGGCCGTCATCGTCCGGACCGTGAAGGAGCGCCGTCGCGCTGATGGCTCGTACATCAAGTTCGACGAGAACGCCGCGGTGATCTTGAAGGCTGACGGCGAGCCGCGCGGTACCCGCATCTTCGGCCCGGTCGGCCGTGAACTGCGCGAGAAGCGCTTCATGCGCATCATCTCGCTCGCCCCGGAGGTGATCTGA
- the rpsQ gene encoding 30S ribosomal protein S17, with amino-acid sequence MSEQLNESVTAPAERSARKVREGLVVSDKMDKTVVVAVEDRVKHRLYGKVLRQTSRLKAHDEGNAAGVGDRVRIMETRPLSATKRWRLIEILEKAK; translated from the coding sequence ATGAGTGAGCAGCTGAACGAGAGCGTGACGGCCCCGGCCGAGCGCAGCGCGCGCAAGGTCCGCGAGGGCCTCGTGGTCAGCGACAAGATGGACAAGACCGTCGTCGTGGCGGTCGAGGACCGCGTCAAGCACCGCCTCTACGGCAAGGTGCTGCGGCAGACCTCGCGCCTCAAGGCGCACGACGAGGGCAACGCCGCCGGCGTCGGTGACCGGGTGCGGATCATGGAGACCCGGCCGCTCAGCGCCACCAAGCGCTGGCGTCTGATCGAGATCCTCGAGAAGGCCAAGTAG
- the rpmC gene encoding 50S ribosomal protein L29 has protein sequence MAKTATAAELRGLGRADLDARVRELKEELFGLRFQSATGQLESHSRLREVRKDIARIYTVLQERELGIVDDPDLASQETGSDDGAAAPAVERVKA, from the coding sequence ATGGCGAAGACCGCAACCGCCGCCGAGCTGCGTGGCCTCGGCCGTGCCGACCTCGACGCCCGCGTCCGCGAGCTGAAGGAGGAGCTGTTCGGGCTCCGCTTCCAGTCCGCGACCGGTCAGCTGGAGTCGCACAGCCGGCTCCGGGAGGTCCGCAAGGACATCGCCCGGATCTACACGGTGCTGCAGGAGCGCGAGCTCGGCATCGTGGACGACCCCGACCTGGCCTCCCAGGAGACCGGCTCGGACGACGGAGCAGCCGCGCCCGCGGTGGAGAGAGTGAAGGCCTGA
- the rplP gene encoding 50S ribosomal protein L16, with amino-acid sequence MLIPRRVKFRKQHHPTRRGAAKGGTKLAFGEFGIQAMEPSYLTNRQIESARIAMTRHIKRGGKVWINVYPDRPLTKKPAETRMGSGKGSPEWWIANIKPGRVLFELSGVDETVAREAMRLAIHKLPMKARFIKREAGEI; translated from the coding sequence ATGCTGATCCCTCGCAGGGTGAAGTTCCGCAAGCAGCACCACCCCACCCGTCGTGGCGCCGCCAAGGGCGGCACCAAGCTGGCCTTCGGCGAGTTCGGCATCCAGGCCATGGAGCCCTCGTACCTGACCAACCGTCAGATCGAGTCCGCTCGTATCGCGATGACGCGTCACATCAAGCGTGGCGGCAAGGTGTGGATCAACGTCTACCCCGACCGCCCGCTGACCAAGAAGCCCGCCGAGACCCGCATGGGTTCCGGCAAGGGCTCGCCCGAGTGGTGGATCGCGAACATCAAGCCCGGACGCGTGCTCTTCGAGCTGTCCGGGGTCGACGAGACGGTGGCCCGCGAGGCCATGCGTCTGGCGATCCACAAGCTGCCGATGAAGGCGCGCTTCATCAAGCGCGAAGCAGGTGAGATCTGA
- the rpsC gene encoding 30S ribosomal protein S3, which produces MGQKINPYGFRLGITTDHKSRWYSDKLYSAYVGEDVKIRKLLIKGLERAGISSVEIERTRDRVRVDIYTARPGIVIGRNGAEAERVRSELEKLTGKQVQLNILEVKNPETDAQLVAQGVAEQLASRVQFRRAMRKAQQSAMRSGAAKGIRIQCSGRLGGAEMSRSEFYREGRVPLHTLRADIDYGFYEAKTTFGRIGVKVWIYKGDVSGSRAERAAQKAARNAAGGRARPQRAGRPSRGAEGRPERGGRRRAEGAETPAPVEAGVSAAPAETPGQEA; this is translated from the coding sequence ATGGGCCAGAAGATCAACCCGTACGGCTTCCGCCTCGGGATCACGACCGACCACAAGAGCCGTTGGTACTCCGACAAGCTGTACTCGGCCTACGTCGGCGAGGACGTCAAGATCCGCAAGCTCCTGATCAAGGGTCTCGAGCGCGCCGGCATCTCCAGCGTCGAGATCGAGCGGACCCGTGACCGGGTGCGCGTCGACATCTACACCGCCCGCCCGGGCATCGTCATCGGCCGCAACGGTGCCGAGGCCGAGCGCGTGCGCAGCGAGCTGGAGAAGCTGACCGGCAAGCAGGTGCAGCTGAACATCCTCGAGGTCAAGAACCCCGAGACCGATGCCCAGCTGGTGGCGCAGGGTGTGGCCGAGCAGCTCGCCTCCCGCGTGCAGTTCCGCCGCGCGATGCGCAAGGCCCAGCAGAGCGCCATGCGCTCCGGTGCGGCCAAGGGGATCCGGATCCAGTGCTCGGGTCGTCTCGGCGGCGCCGAGATGAGCCGGTCGGAGTTCTACCGCGAGGGCCGGGTGCCGTTGCACACGCTCCGCGCGGACATCGACTACGGCTTCTACGAGGCCAAGACGACCTTCGGCCGGATCGGCGTGAAGGTCTGGATCTACAAGGGCGACGTGTCCGGCTCCCGCGCCGAGCGTGCCGCGCAGAAGGCGGCCCGCAACGCCGCCGGTGGCCGTGCCCGGCCGCAGCGCGCCGGTCGTCCCAGCCGTGGGGCCGAGGGTCGCCCGGAGCGTGGCGGTCGTCGTCGCGCCGAGGGTGCGGAGACTCCCGCTCCCGTCGAGGCCGGCGTGTCCGCCGCCCCCGCAGAGACGCCCGGACAGGAGGCCTGA
- the rplV gene encoding 50S ribosomal protein L22: protein MTKDTRPSRRQALLGDRPGSYAVARQVRVSPTKARRVVDLVRGMSVEDALVTLKFAPQAASDPVYKVVASAAANAANTDNLRSEDLVVSQAFVDEGVTMRRIRPRAKGSASRILKRSSHITVVVEPKEA, encoded by the coding sequence ATGACGAAGGACACACGGCCGAGCCGCCGCCAGGCGCTGCTCGGTGACCGTCCCGGTTCGTACGCCGTGGCGCGGCAGGTGCGGGTCTCCCCGACCAAGGCCCGCCGGGTCGTCGACCTGGTGCGCGGCATGAGCGTCGAGGACGCCCTGGTGACCCTCAAGTTCGCGCCGCAGGCGGCGAGCGACCCGGTCTACAAGGTCGTCGCGAGCGCGGCGGCCAACGCCGCGAACACCGACAACCTGCGCAGCGAGGACCTCGTGGTCTCGCAGGCGTTCGTCGACGAGGGCGTGACCATGCGCCGGATCCGGCCGCGGGCCAAGGGCAGCGCGAGCCGCATCCTCAAGCGCTCCAGCCACATCACCGTCGTCGTCGAGCCGAAGGAGGCCTGA
- the rpsS gene encoding 30S ribosomal protein S19 — protein sequence MPRSLKKGPFVDDHLAKKVEVQNGRGTKNVIKTWSRRSMIVPDMIGHTIAVHDGRKHVPVFVTDSMVGHKLGEFAPTRTFRGHVKDDRKSRRR from the coding sequence ATGCCACGCAGCCTGAAGAAGGGTCCGTTCGTCGACGACCACCTCGCCAAGAAGGTGGAGGTGCAGAACGGCCGCGGGACCAAGAACGTCATCAAGACCTGGTCGCGCCGCTCGATGATCGTGCCGGACATGATCGGTCACACCATCGCGGTGCACGACGGTCGCAAGCACGTGCCGGTCTTCGTGACCGACTCCATGGTGGGCCACAAGCTCGGGGAGTTCGCTCCCACGCGGACGTTCCGTGGCCACGTCAAGGACGACCGGAAGTCTCGCCGCCGCTGA
- the rplB gene encoding 50S ribosomal protein L2 — protein sequence MGIRKYKPTTPGRRGSSVADFVELTRSTPEKSLLVPSPKTGGRNNTGRITTRHIGGGHKQAYRLVDFKRYDKDGVPAKVAHIEYDPNRTARIALLHFADGEKRYIIAPQGLAQGAAVEAGEGADIKPGNNLPLRNIPVGTTIHAVELRPGGGAKLARSAGSSIQLVAREGKNATLRMPSGEMRLVDVRCRATIGEVGNAEQSNINWGKAGRNRWKGKRPTVRGVAMNPIDHPHGGGEGKTSGGRHPVSPWGQAEGRTRDKNKASSRMIVRRRKSGKKR from the coding sequence ATGGGTATCCGTAAGTACAAGCCGACGACGCCGGGCCGGCGTGGCTCGTCCGTGGCCGACTTCGTCGAGCTCACCCGCTCGACCCCGGAGAAGTCGCTCCTCGTCCCCAGCCCGAAGACCGGTGGCCGCAACAACACCGGCCGGATCACCACCCGGCACATCGGTGGCGGTCACAAGCAGGCCTACCGCCTCGTGGACTTCAAGCGCTACGACAAGGACGGCGTGCCGGCCAAGGTCGCGCACATCGAGTACGACCCGAACCGCACGGCGCGCATCGCGCTGCTGCACTTCGCGGACGGCGAGAAGCGCTACATCATCGCTCCCCAGGGCCTCGCCCAGGGGGCTGCGGTGGAGGCCGGCGAGGGCGCCGACATCAAGCCGGGCAACAACCTCCCGCTCCGCAACATCCCCGTCGGCACCACGATCCACGCCGTCGAGCTGCGGCCGGGCGGTGGCGCCAAGCTGGCCCGCTCCGCCGGGTCGAGCATCCAGCTGGTCGCCCGCGAGGGCAAGAACGCCACGCTGCGCATGCCGTCGGGCGAGATGCGCCTGGTCGACGTCCGCTGCCGGGCCACCATCGGCGAGGTCGGCAACGCCGAGCAGTCGAACATCAACTGGGGCAAGGCCGGTCGCAACCGCTGGAAGGGCAAGCGCCCGACCGTCCGCGGTGTGGCCATGAACCCGATCGACCACCCGCACGGTGGTGGTGAGGGCAAGACCTCCGGTGGCCGCCACCCGGTCTCGCCGTGGGGGCAGGCCGAGGGCCGCACCCGCGACAAGAACAAGGCCAGCAGCCGCATGATCGTCCGCCGCCGCAAGTCCGGCAAGAAGCGCTGA
- the rplW gene encoding 50S ribosomal protein L23, translating to MTNVKIRDHRDILLAPVVSEKSYGLLDENKYTFLVAPDANKTEIKIAVEAVFKVKVTGVNTLNRTGKKRRTRAGTGKRPDTKRAIVSVADGERIDIFSAPAG from the coding sequence GTGACGAACGTCAAGATCCGCGACCACCGCGACATCCTGCTCGCCCCCGTGGTGAGCGAGAAGAGCTACGGGCTGCTGGACGAGAACAAGTACACGTTCCTCGTCGCGCCCGACGCGAACAAGACCGAGATCAAGATCGCCGTCGAGGCGGTCTTCAAGGTCAAGGTCACCGGTGTGAACACGCTGAACCGGACCGGCAAGAAGCGCCGCACGCGCGCCGGCACGGGGAAGCGTCCCGACACCAAGCGGGCCATCGTCTCCGTCGCCGACGGCGAGCGGATCGACATCTTCTCCGCACCCGCAGGCTGA
- the rplC gene encoding 50S ribosomal protein L3 has product MSTPSVTSDRKVKGLLGTKLGMTQLWDANNRVVPVTVVQAGPCVVTQVRTPDVNGYGAVQLGFGAIKAKQVTKPSAGHFEKAGVTPRKHLVEIRTTDAPEFTLGQELTAEVFAADEVVDVTGVSKGKGTAGVMKRHGFHGLRASHGVHRKHRSPGSIGGCATPGRVFKGMKMAGRMGVERVTVQNLTVHAVDAERGLILIKGAIPGAKGGLVVLRSAAKKGDPA; this is encoded by the coding sequence ATGAGCACTCCTTCTGTTACCTCCGACCGCAAGGTCAAGGGCCTGCTGGGCACCAAGCTCGGCATGACCCAGCTCTGGGACGCCAACAACCGCGTCGTCCCCGTCACGGTCGTCCAGGCCGGCCCGTGCGTCGTCACCCAGGTCCGCACCCCGGACGTGAACGGCTACGGAGCCGTGCAGCTCGGCTTCGGCGCGATCAAGGCCAAGCAGGTCACCAAGCCCTCCGCCGGGCACTTCGAGAAGGCCGGCGTCACCCCGCGCAAGCACCTGGTGGAGATCCGCACGACGGACGCCCCCGAGTTCACGCTCGGCCAGGAGCTGACGGCTGAGGTCTTCGCGGCCGACGAGGTCGTCGACGTGACCGGCGTCAGCAAGGGCAAGGGCACCGCCGGCGTCATGAAGCGGCACGGCTTCCACGGTCTGCGCGCCTCGCACGGTGTGCACCGCAAGCACCGCTCGCCCGGCTCCATCGGTGGCTGCGCCACCCCTGGCCGGGTGTTCAAGGGCATGAAGATGGCCGGCCGGATGGGTGTCGAGCGCGTCACCGTGCAGAACCTCACCGTGCACGCGGTCGACGCCGAGCGCGGCCTGATCCTCATCAAGGGGGCGATCCCGGGCGCCAAGGGCGGCCTGGTCGTCCTGCGCAGCGCGGCCAAGAAGGGAGACCCCGCATGA
- the rpsJ gene encoding 30S ribosomal protein S10, giving the protein MAGQKIRIRLKAYDHEVIDSSARKIVDTVTRTGAQVAGPVPLPTEKNVFCVIRSPHKYKDSREHFEMRTHKRLIDIIDPTPKTVDSLMRLDLPAGVDIEIKL; this is encoded by the coding sequence GTGGCGGGACAAAAGATCCGCATCAGGCTCAAGGCCTATGACCACGAGGTCATCGACTCCTCCGCGCGCAAGATCGTGGACACGGTCACGCGCACGGGTGCGCAGGTCGCCGGGCCGGTGCCGCTCCCGACGGAGAAGAACGTGTTCTGCGTGATCCGTTCTCCTCACAAGTACAAGGACAGCCGGGAGCACTTCGAGATGCGGACGCACAAGCGTCTGATCGACATCATCGACCCGACCCCCAAGACCGTTGACTCTCTGATGCGACTGGACCTGCCCGCAGGCGTCGACATCGAGATCAAGCTCTGA
- a CDS encoding gamma-glutamyltransferase, translating into MRAGVAAGHPSTAEAGVATLRAGGNAVDAAVAMMLVSCAAETIFTGLSGGGFATVVDPAGEVTCVDFFVAVPGLDGTSPGAGTAIEVTFVGQPMPYEIGPATVAVPGVPAGAHHLWRRWGRLPWADVVAPGLDASHGTPFPRTHAVLLPVIAPAMCVGDGLEVYRRADGTLLQAGDRLHHPDHHHAYRLLAEDPAAFYQGAYAEALVAAVADGGALSAADLAAYRVVESRPRQVGFHDFTVHARGDDLDDLLGTLARADRTVPGDPTTDPSSALGLVDALRGPDRRAETTNVVAVDADGGACALTTSLGLGSGVWVPGYGVHLNSMLGEGELIREQLDPGVRMGSMMSPLVALDAQHRPVAVAGAAGGSRIRPALLQVLVRMLRGAPPQEAIDAPRLNALPDLVRAEPGFSPEVLAALGARAPVAVAASRDPYFGGVSALSALGGGADPRRDGSVALL; encoded by the coding sequence ATGAGGGCCGGGGTGGCCGCGGGCCACCCCTCGACGGCGGAGGCCGGGGTGGCGACCCTGCGGGCCGGGGGCAACGCCGTCGACGCCGCCGTGGCCATGATGCTGGTCAGCTGCGCGGCCGAGACCATCTTCACCGGCCTGAGCGGTGGCGGCTTCGCCACCGTGGTGGACCCGGCGGGCGAGGTCACCTGCGTCGACTTCTTCGTGGCGGTGCCCGGGCTGGACGGCACGTCCCCGGGCGCCGGGACCGCCATCGAGGTCACCTTCGTCGGGCAGCCCATGCCGTACGAGATCGGCCCCGCGACCGTCGCCGTGCCCGGGGTGCCGGCCGGGGCGCACCACCTCTGGCGGCGCTGGGGCCGGCTGCCCTGGGCCGACGTCGTGGCTCCGGGGCTCGACGCCTCCCACGGCACCCCGTTCCCGCGGACCCATGCCGTGCTGCTGCCGGTGATCGCGCCCGCCATGTGCGTCGGCGACGGCCTCGAGGTCTACCGCCGGGCCGACGGCACCCTGCTGCAGGCGGGCGACCGGCTGCACCACCCCGACCACCACCACGCCTACCGGTTGCTGGCCGAGGACCCGGCGGCCTTCTACCAGGGGGCCTACGCCGAGGCCCTGGTCGCCGCGGTCGCCGACGGCGGGGCGCTCAGCGCCGCCGACCTGGCCGCCTACCGCGTCGTGGAGTCCCGGCCCCGGCAGGTGGGTTTCCACGACTTCACGGTCCACGCACGCGGCGACGACCTCGACGACCTGCTGGGCACCCTGGCCCGGGCCGACCGCACGGTCCCCGGTGACCCGACGACCGACCCGTCCTCGGCGCTCGGCCTGGTGGACGCCCTGCGGGGGCCCGACCGGCGGGCCGAGACCACCAACGTCGTCGCCGTGGACGCGGACGGCGGCGCCTGCGCCCTGACCACGAGCCTGGGGCTGGGCTCGGGGGTCTGGGTCCCCGGCTACGGGGTGCACCTCAACTCGATGCTCGGCGAGGGCGAGCTGATCCGGGAGCAGCTGGACCCGGGCGTGCGGATGGGCTCGATGATGTCCCCGCTGGTGGCCCTGGATGCCCAGCACCGGCCGGTCGCCGTCGCCGGCGCCGCGGGCGGCAGCCGGATCCGCCCCGCGCTGCTGCAGGTGCTGGTCCGGATGCTGCGCGGCGCCCCGCCGCAGGAGGCGATCGACGCCCCACGGCTGAACGCGCTGCCCGACCTCGTGCGGGCCGAGCCGGGCTTCAGCCCCGAGGTGCTGGCGGCGCTGGGCGCGCGGGCCCCGGTCGCGGTCGCGGCGTCGCGCGATCCCTACTTCGGCGGCGTCTCGGCCCTCAGCGCCCTGGGCGGCGGCGCCGACCCCCGCCGCGACGGCTCGGTCGCCCTGCTCTGA
- the treY gene encoding malto-oligosyltrehalose synthase has protein sequence MIPTVPASTYRLQVQRDFTLADATALVDHLADLGVGAVYLSPLLRSTTGSAHGYDTVDVTEIDPDRGGEAGLQALFAAAAEAGLGVVVDIVPNHLGVEVPAENPAWWDVLQHGRESAYASWFDIDWSRPRLLLPVLGDDAVLSVEDGELRYYDHRFPLAPGTAAEGEDADTVHARQHYELVHWSRGNTDLGYRRFFAVTTLAGVRQEDEAVFDATHVQVRAWVERGVTGLRIDHPDGLVDPGEYLRRLRALAPQQWITVEKILEPGEQLPTDWPVEGTTGYDAMREVNGLFVDPGHEHELTALYQRLTGDRRSIAEHVEAGKRMVVSELLVAEIRRMAALVPEVEDAPAAIAEVAVAFAVYRSYLPDGADDLDHALALAVRRRPELRDALDTLSPRLHDAGDELARRLQQLSGATMAKGTEDTAFYRYARFIALNEVGADPDELGIDLEAFHAAQVARQDRQPRSMTGLSTHDTKRGEDVRARLAALAEIPQAWGEFAEHFAAAASIPNRAFGYFLAQTLVGAGPIERERMHAYAEKAMREASDPTTYTAVDEAYESAVHAAVDAAYDEPQLRTAWDDLVAAVTPHGWTNALGQKLVQLTMPGVPDVYQGTELWDDSLVDPDNRRPVDFDRRRALLAEVRQSHPGVDESGAAKLWVTTQALHARRDHPELFTTYTPLRASGPAAGHLVAFDRGGAVTLATRLPVSLAAAGGWLDTALELPGRFVDALTGREHEGAVQLADVLDRYPVALLLPA, from the coding sequence GTGATCCCCACGGTTCCCGCCTCCACCTACCGCCTCCAGGTCCAGCGCGACTTCACCCTCGCCGACGCGACCGCTCTCGTCGACCACCTCGCCGATCTCGGCGTCGGCGCCGTCTACCTGTCGCCGCTGCTGCGGTCGACCACCGGTTCTGCCCACGGCTACGACACCGTCGACGTGACCGAGATCGACCCCGACCGCGGCGGCGAGGCGGGCCTGCAGGCCCTGTTCGCCGCCGCCGCCGAGGCCGGGCTGGGGGTCGTCGTCGACATCGTGCCCAACCACCTCGGGGTCGAGGTGCCCGCCGAGAACCCGGCGTGGTGGGACGTCCTCCAGCACGGCCGGGAGTCGGCGTACGCGTCCTGGTTCGACATCGACTGGAGCCGGCCCCGGCTGCTGCTGCCGGTCCTCGGCGACGACGCGGTGCTGAGCGTCGAGGACGGCGAGCTGCGCTACTACGACCACCGCTTCCCGCTGGCCCCCGGCACCGCGGCCGAGGGTGAGGACGCCGACACGGTGCACGCCCGGCAGCACTACGAGCTGGTGCACTGGTCCCGGGGCAACACCGACCTCGGGTACCGCCGGTTCTTCGCCGTCACCACGCTGGCCGGGGTCCGCCAGGAGGACGAGGCGGTCTTCGACGCCACCCACGTCCAGGTCCGCGCGTGGGTCGAGCGCGGCGTCACCGGCCTGCGCATCGACCACCCCGACGGGCTGGTCGACCCGGGCGAGTACCTGCGCCGGCTGCGCGCCCTGGCCCCCCAGCAGTGGATCACCGTGGAGAAGATCCTCGAGCCCGGCGAGCAGCTGCCGACCGACTGGCCCGTCGAGGGCACCACCGGCTACGACGCGATGCGGGAGGTCAACGGGCTTTTCGTCGACCCCGGCCACGAGCACGAGCTGACCGCGCTGTACCAGCGGCTGACCGGGGACCGGCGCAGCATCGCCGAGCACGTCGAGGCCGGCAAGCGGATGGTCGTCTCCGAGCTGCTGGTCGCGGAGATCCGCAGGATGGCGGCCCTGGTGCCCGAGGTCGAGGACGCCCCCGCGGCGATCGCGGAGGTGGCGGTGGCCTTCGCCGTCTACCGCTCCTACCTCCCCGACGGCGCGGACGACCTCGACCACGCGCTGGCCCTGGCCGTCCGCCGTCGACCCGAGCTGCGCGACGCGCTGGACACGCTCAGCCCCCGGCTGCACGACGCGGGGGACGAGCTGGCCCGCCGTCTGCAGCAGCTGAGCGGTGCCACCATGGCCAAGGGCACCGAGGACACGGCGTTCTACCGCTACGCCCGCTTCATCGCGCTCAACGAGGTGGGGGCCGACCCCGACGAGCTGGGGATCGACCTCGAGGCCTTCCACGCCGCCCAGGTGGCCCGGCAGGACCGGCAGCCCCGCTCGATGACCGGGCTGTCCACCCACGACACCAAGCGCGGCGAGGACGTCCGGGCCCGGCTGGCGGCGCTGGCCGAGATCCCGCAGGCCTGGGGCGAGTTCGCCGAGCACTTCGCCGCGGCGGCGTCCATCCCCAACCGCGCCTTCGGCTACTTCCTGGCCCAGACCCTGGTGGGCGCCGGTCCGATCGAGCGCGAGCGGATGCACGCCTACGCCGAGAAGGCGATGCGGGAGGCCAGCGACCCCACCACCTACACCGCGGTCGACGAGGCCTACGAGTCGGCCGTGCACGCCGCCGTGGACGCCGCCTACGACGAGCCGCAGCTGCGCACCGCCTGGGACGACCTGGTCGCCGCCGTCACCCCGCACGGCTGGACCAACGCCCTGGGTCAGAAGCTGGTGCAGCTGACCATGCCGGGCGTCCCGGACGTCTACCAGGGCACGGAGCTGTGGGACGACTCGCTCGTCGACCCGGACAACCGGCGGCCGGTGGACTTCGACCGCCGCCGGGCGCTGCTGGCGGAGGTGCGGCAGAGCCACCCGGGCGTCGACGAGAGCGGCGCGGCCAAGCTGTGGGTCACCACCCAGGCGCTGCATGCCCGGCGCGACCACCCGGAGCTGTTCACCACCTACACCCCGCTGCGCGCCTCCGGTCCGGCCGCCGGCCACCTGGTGGCCTTCGACCGGGGTGGTGCCGTCACGCTGGCCACCCGGCTGCCCGTCAGCCTCGCCGCCGCCGGCGGCTGGCTGGACACGGCCCTGGAGCTGCCCGGCCGGTTCGTCGACGCGCTCACCGGCCGCGAGCACGAGGGTGCGGTGCAGCTGGCCGACGTGCTCGACCGCTACCCCGTCGCCCTGCTGCTGCCGGCCTGA
- a CDS encoding GNAT family N-acetyltransferase yields the protein MEPNTQAIVRLAWSRLLGLPDDTLDPAANPVRTVRSVSEGQAMVVRLWDTWVVLGPAWFLERTADVDPAVLVDPTTLLRSCDGQPARLIGHAVLGFTDRYAEPSAPGRVALEDVPVDDAPAAAATLERACPPDDVAEVGLAELARVFVTLDDRDQPTSGAGYDEWQGLLAHLGVLTPPELRRTGWGTVAAALALNDALDVGLVPQWRARTDNAASRRLARRLGFAEAGEQSTVTLG from the coding sequence GTGGAACCGAACACCCAGGCCATCGTCCGGCTCGCCTGGTCCCGCCTGCTCGGCCTGCCGGACGACACCCTCGACCCGGCCGCCAACCCGGTGCGCACCGTCCGGTCGGTCTCCGAGGGGCAGGCGATGGTCGTCCGGCTGTGGGACACCTGGGTGGTGCTGGGGCCCGCCTGGTTCCTGGAGCGGACCGCCGACGTCGACCCGGCGGTGCTGGTGGACCCGACGACGCTGCTGCGGTCCTGCGACGGCCAGCCGGCCCGCCTCATCGGGCACGCCGTGCTCGGCTTCACCGACCGCTACGCGGAGCCGTCCGCGCCCGGACGCGTCGCCCTCGAGGACGTACCCGTCGACGACGCGCCGGCGGCGGCCGCGACCCTGGAGCGGGCCTGCCCCCCCGACGACGTCGCCGAGGTCGGCCTCGCCGAGCTGGCGCGGGTGTTCGTCACCCTCGACGACCGCGACCAGCCGACGTCGGGAGCCGGCTACGACGAGTGGCAGGGCCTGCTGGCGCACCTGGGGGTGCTGACACCGCCGGAGCTCCGCCGGACCGGCTGGGGGACCGTCGCCGCGGCGCTGGCCCTCAACGACGCCCTGGACGTCGGCCTGGTGCCCCAGTGGCGGGCCCGCACCGACAACGCGGCGTCCCGCCGCCTGGCGCGCAGGCTGGGCTTCGCCGAGGCGGGTGAGCAGAGCACGGTGACGCTGGGCTGA